Proteins encoded together in one Macadamia integrifolia cultivar HAES 741 chromosome 8, SCU_Mint_v3, whole genome shotgun sequence window:
- the LOC122085808 gene encoding asparagine synthetase [glutamine-hydrolyzing] — translation MCGILSVLGCSDDSQTKRVRVLELSRRLKHRGPDWSGLYQHGDCFLSHQRLAIIDPTSGDQPLFNEDKSIVVTVNGEIYNHVELRKRLHNHKFWTGSDCDVIAHLYEQYGEDFVDMLDGMFSFVLLDTRDNSFIVARDAIGITSLYIGWGLDGSIWISSEMKGLNDDCEHFECFPPGHLYSSKVGGMRRWYNPPWYSEAIPSSPYDPLVLRKAFENAVVKRLMTDVPFGVLLSGGLDSSLVASVTARYFAGTKAAKQWGTQLHSFCVGLEGSPDLKAGKEVADYLGTIHHECHFTVQDGIDAIEDVIYHIESYDVTTIRASTPMFLMSRKIKSLGVKMVISGEGSDEIFGGYLYFHKAPNKEEFHRETCHKIKALHQYDCQRANKATSAWGLEARVPFLDKEFINVAMSIDPEWKMIKPDQGRIEKWVLRKAFDDEEHPYLPKHILYRQKEQFSDGVGYSWIDGLKAHAAKHVSDRMMLNARNIFPHNTPTTKEGYYYRTIFERFFPQNSARLTVPGGPSVACSTAKAIEWDAAWSNNLDPSGRAALGVHESAYDPQLPNANGVAKVPAKIINDISRIVEVSAPSLTIRS, via the exons ATGTGTGGGATACTTTCAGTTCTGGGTTGTTCTGATGATTCGCAAACGAAAAGGGTTCGAGTGCTCGAGCTTTCTCGCAG ATTGAAACACAGAGGGCCCGACTGGAGTGGGCTTTACCAACATGGAGATTGCTTTTTGTCTCATCAGAGGCTAGCTATAATCGACCCCACTTCTGGGGATCAACCTCTCTTTAATGAAGACAAGTCAATTGTTGTAACG GTTAATGGAGAGATATACAACCATGTAGAGCTAAGAAAGCGGCTCCATAATCACAAGTTCTGGACTGGTAGTGATTGTGATGTTATAGCCCATTTG tatgaACAGTATGGTGAAGATTTTGTGGACATGTTGGATGGAATGTTCTCATTTGTATTGCTGGATACCCGGGATAACAGCTTCATTGTTGCTAGAGATGCCATTGGAATTACTTCCCTTTACATTGGCTGGGGACTTGATG GATCAATTTGGATTTCATCTGAAATGAAAGGACTTAATGATGATTGTGAACATTTTGAGTGCTTCCCTCCTGGTCACTTGTATTCGAGCAAGGTGGGTGGGATGCGAAGATGGTACAATCCCCCATGGTACTCAGAGGCTATTCCATCATCTCCATATGATCCACTAGTCCTCAGAAAGGCCTTCGAAAAT GCTGTAGTTAAGAGGCTAATGACTGATGTACCATTTGGAGTTCTGCTATCAGGGGGGCTCGATTCATCACTAGTTGCCTCTGTTACTGCTCGCTATTTTGCTGGGACAAAGGCTGCAAAACAGTGGGGAACACAACTTCATTCCTTCTGTGTTGGCCTTGAG GGCTCCCCTGATTTGAAGGCTGGAAAAGAGGTTGCTGATTATTTGGGAACCATTCATCATGAATGTCACTTTACAGTTCAG GATGGTATTGATGCCATTGAGGATGTCATCTACCACATTGAATCATATGATGTGACCACAATCAGGGCAAGCACCCCCATGTTTCTTATGTCCCGCAAGATCAAATCACTGGGAGTGAAGATGGTCATTTCTGGGGAAGGCTCTGATGAGATATTTGGTGGATACTTGTATTTTCATAAGGCACCAAACAAGGAAGAGTTCCACCGGGAGACATGCCACAAG ATAAAGGCGCTTCACCAATATGATTGCCAGAGAGCCAATAAGGCAACTTCTGCTTGGGGTTTAGAAGCTCGGGTCCCCTTCTTAGATAAGGAATTCATCAATGTCGCGATGAGTATTGATCCCGAGTGGAAGATG ATAAAACCAGATCAGGGACGGATTGAGAAGTGGGTACTGAGGAAAGCctttgatgatgaagaacatcCTTATCTGCCAAAG CATATTCTATATAGGCAGAAGGAGCAATTTAGTGATGGTGTTGGCTACAGTTGGATCGATGGGCTTAAGGCTCATGCTGCCAAGcat GTGTCAGATAGAATGATGCTTAATGCGAGGAATATCTTCCCACATAATACACCTACCACAAAAGAGGGTTACTACTACAGAACTATCTTTGAGAGGTTCTTCCCTCAG AATTCAGCGCGTTTGACTGTCCCTGGAGGCCCAAGTGTGGCTTGCAGTACTGCCAAAGCTATTGAGTGGGATGCAGCTTGGTCAAACAATCTTGATCCTTCAGGCAGGGCTGCATTGGGAGTACATGAGTCTGCTTATGATCCGCAGTTACCCAATGCAAATGGGGTTGCAAAGGTACCAGCTAAAATCATTAACGATATTTCAAGGATAGTGGAAGTGAGTGCTCCGAGCCTCACAATTCGAAGCTAA